In Vibrio bathopelagicus, the following are encoded in one genomic region:
- a CDS encoding efflux RND transporter periplasmic adaptor subunit: MISIYRYSLLAATLLPLIGCNQSVVTEPSVSSEPSTASIKVTEARPIQVIQLESKSQQASKSFTGKLQSVETAGVAFRVPGTIQELLVKTGDSVKKGQAIAQLDPHDYQVALEELQARALEAKSAHKLAKSELARVKQAIADDAIANVNLDRAISGYERSEAAVKVVEQNIRRAKDSVRYTRLLAPFDGVVASSNFDQYEQVLPGVSVFTIHKPEQLEVIIDVPENLIHQFEAEQQASISWYHAKTSITGHAAEISTLPHPIKQTYSVTYRLDDFVNSNTDRLLPGKAVTLTTQLGESSDNFCLPYSSIVNQSGGEQVFTIKDSQATSVSVHVASLGENTACVESELNVGDYVVVNGAQYVQEGQHFSSIQVKDL; this comes from the coding sequence ATGATATCCATCTATCGCTATTCCCTACTCGCTGCCACTCTTTTGCCTCTTATCGGTTGCAATCAGTCTGTCGTCACTGAGCCATCTGTTTCTTCAGAGCCGTCTACTGCTTCTATCAAAGTAACGGAAGCGCGTCCGATTCAAGTCATTCAACTTGAATCGAAATCTCAACAAGCCAGCAAGAGCTTTACAGGTAAGCTTCAATCAGTTGAAACGGCAGGTGTGGCGTTTCGCGTTCCCGGTACCATTCAAGAGTTGTTAGTAAAAACCGGCGATAGCGTAAAAAAAGGCCAAGCGATTGCTCAACTAGACCCGCACGATTACCAAGTTGCGTTAGAAGAATTGCAAGCTCGTGCCTTAGAAGCAAAATCAGCTCACAAACTAGCAAAATCGGAATTGGCTCGAGTAAAACAAGCGATTGCTGACGATGCAATTGCCAACGTCAATCTAGACCGAGCCATCAGTGGTTACGAGCGAAGTGAAGCTGCAGTTAAAGTGGTTGAGCAAAACATTCGTCGTGCCAAAGACTCAGTTCGTTACACTCGCCTACTTGCTCCGTTTGATGGCGTGGTTGCCTCTTCTAACTTCGACCAATACGAACAAGTGCTTCCGGGCGTCTCGGTTTTCACCATCCACAAGCCAGAACAGCTTGAAGTGATTATTGATGTGCCTGAAAACTTGATTCATCAATTTGAAGCTGAGCAACAAGCAAGCATCAGTTGGTACCACGCAAAAACGTCTATTACTGGTCATGCAGCTGAGATCTCGACACTCCCTCACCCAATCAAACAAACTTATTCGGTGACTTATCGTTTGGATGACTTTGTAAATAGCAACACGGACAGATTGTTGCCAGGTAAAGCCGTCACCCTCACTACTCAACTAGGCGAAAGCAGTGATAATTTCTGCCTACCTTACTCTTCTATCGTAAACCAATCGGGCGGCGAACAGGTGTTCACGATTAAGGACTCGCAAGCAACATCCGTTTCTGTACATGTTGCCTCACTCGGTGAAAACACCGCATGTGTCGAATCAGAACTCAACGTTGGTGATTATGTGGTTGTGAACGGCGCGCAGTATGTTCAAGAAGGCCAGCATTTCTCTTCAATCCAAGTTAAAGATCTGTAG